The [Eubacterium] eligens ATCC 27750 genome segment TAGACAGGGATTTATGCATAATACCAAATCTTGCAATTCACATGAACAGGGAAGCCAACACAGGGCTTAATTATAATGCACAGAAGGATATGATACCGCTTATAGGAGAGGCAGAATCCAAAGGGCTTTTTGACAGCATAATAGCAGACGCTGCACAGACAGATAAAGAGTCAGTGATAAGCAGTGATCTGTTTCTGTATAACAGACAGGCAGGAACTATATGGGGTGCGGATAATGAATTTATATCAGCACCAAGACTTGATGATGTGATGTGTGCATATTCATGCATGAACGCGCTTATAGACAGTGATGAGAGCAACCAGGAAAGCGTTGCGGTATGTGCGGTATTTGACAATGAAGAGGTTGGCAGCAGCACCAAGCAGGGAGCAGATTCAACATTTTTATCAGATGTGCTTATGCGTATAGCTGCGTGTGCCGGCAAGGATAATGAGGATTATATAAGGGCGTGTGCAGGTTCTTTCATGCTTTCAGCGGACAATGCGCATGCGGTTCATCCTAATTATCAGGAGAAAGCTGATCCGACTAACAGACCTCATATGAACAAAGGTATAGTCATCAAATACAATGCCAACCAGAAATACACAACAGATGCGGTTTCTGCGGCAATATTTAAAGAAATATGTACAAGAGCGGGAGTTCCGACACAGGAATTTGCTAACCGTTCAGATATTCCGGGTGGTTCAACACTTGGAAATATAGCTAACTGCCATGTGTCAATGAACACAGTAGATATCGGGCTTGCGCAGCTTGCAATGCACTCACCTTACGAGACAGCAGGAATTATGGACACAGAATACATGATAAAGGCAGTAAAAGAATTTTTCGAGACAGCCATTGTGACTAACAGCAACGGCACATTTACATTAGAATAACAGAAAGATACAGTATATGAGCAATACTATATATATGGCCCCAATGGAGGGGCTTACAGATTTTACATACCGTAACGCCTACGAGAAAACATTTGGAAAAGGCAGAATTACAAAATATTTTACACCGTTTATCTCACCTAATAAGTCAGAGAATTTTCTTGCAAGAGAGATAAGGGACATAGACCGCGGGCATAATAAGGATACATATACGGTTGTACAGGTCATGACTAATGAAGCTAAGGATTTTATATGGACAGCAAAAATGCTTTATGAAAAATACGGCTACAGCGAGATTAATCTTAATGCCGGCTGTCCGTCAGGCACAGTTGTTTCAAAGGATAAAGGCTCAGGAATGCTTCGCGACACAGAAAAGCTCGACCGTTTTCTTGATGAGGTGTTTGAGGATGCATTTATAAGAGAGAATATTAAGGTTTCGGTCAAGACACGAATCGGTGTTGAAGATGATGACAGTTTTCCACAGATAATGGAGGTGTATAATTCTTATCCTCTTGAGGAACTTATTGTTCATCCGAGAGTGCGTACAGATTATTACAGAAATGAGCTGCATCTTGACGCTTTCCGTTATGCTGTTGATAACAGCAGGAATAAATTAGTGCTTAACGGAGATATATTTACAAGGAAGAATTTCCTTGAAATGAAGGAGATGTTTCCGGAGGTTGATACATTTATGCTTGGAAGAGGGCTTATCGCGGACCCCGGACTGATTAATGTATTAACAGATGATAATCCTCAGGCGATGGTGCGGGACCTTAATGCAGACAAGAAGCTGATGAAAGAGCTTCACGACCTTGTATACGCAGCCCGCACAGCCATAATGCCGGGAGATACACATGCCATACACAGAATGAAAGAAATGTGGTGTTATATGGAATATGTGTTTGATGACTGCAAAAAAGAAATCAAGGCAATCAAGAAATCCCAGAGAATGGCTGATTACAAGGCTGCAGTTGATGTGTTCTTCAACAAGGCAATGCTTGTTGAAAGAAAGAATATTATATTTTCAAAAAAATTCTAAATCAGTGACAGGCAGTATCATATCAGATATTGTCTGTCTTCTTTTTCTGCTGGTGACCTGTCATAAAGGCAAGCACCTGTCTTGGCAGGAATCTGCTGCCAAAAACTCCGGCTTTCATTGTAAATGTCGGAATAATGGTAAGTTTGCCTGTAAACATTTTACAAAGTGCATAATAGGCGCAGTAATCAGCAGGAATTCCGGATAATGCGAACTTTACATTGGCAACATTGTTGAAGTTGGTATCAACAGGACCTGGACAGAGCATGCTTATGTGAACGTTACTCTTTAAGTCGCGCAGTTCCCCGTGGATTGCAGTGGTAAGGCTTGTCACATATGCTTTGGTTGCATAATAGGTAGACATATAAGGTCCACCCGGAAGCAGTCCGGCACTTGATGCAACATTCATGATGTAGCCCCTGTCACGCTGTATAAAGCCTGGAAGTACGGCCTTTGTAAGTATATGCACAGCTTTAATATTGACATTAATCATGTTAATGTCATTCTTAAGCTTAGTTTCTGTGAATTCACCAAGTTCTCCGAACCCGGCATTATTAATCATAATATCAAGTGGATACTGACGAAGCTTCCTTCCAAGCTTTACGCACGATTTCTCATCAGACAAGTCACATGTGATACATTTGCATCTGACAGCAACATTGTTAGCAATTTCGTGAAGCGCGTCTGTGTTTCTTCCGACCAGAATCAGGTCATATTCAAGGTCTGAAAGCAGATATGCAAATTCTTTTCCAATGCCGGAAGATGCTCCGGTAATACAAGCAAGTTTCATAAGAAGACTCCTTTCTTTTCGCTAGGCTATCCATACATTTTTCTGTTTTCTGATTTCACAGACATTTATCTGTGAAATACTTGCGCAGTATTGTCAGAGAATATTGAGAAAAACCTATAAGAAGATATTATTTCTTTTGTTTATAGGCAGAAATAGTATGATTCCTGCTCATAAAGCGCAGATTTCACTGTAAATACCTATAGATGACATAAAACTGTGTTGTTTATAGGTGGTTTTCAGCTTTCTGGCAAGGATAATGTTTGGTGAGATAGAAAAAAGTGCAGGGAGTACCTATAAGCTGTCAGAATATACGACTACCTATAGGTATCACGACAAAAAAATCATACCATACAACTCTTCATCAATAATAATATGCCTATAAATTTTGAAACATAGATATCCTTATAGGAAATGTATAACAGCATTATAGCAGATTCATCCAATATATGCTACAAAACCAGAGCCGGCACCAAGTCAGGCACACGACTGTCAGCCAGCCACTCGGCATCCAGCCGCACAAGCCCACCGCCCTCGCAATATAACATTGACACACCTCCCCGCCGGGCTTAAAATTATTCTTTAGATAAAGCCTGCTAAAGAGGCGTTCATAATGTAGTGTTATACAGGGAGGAATTGATGACAATTAAGAATGAAACAGCATTCACAAAGGAATGTATGGAAGGTGCCATGCGTGCCAGTAATTTTGATAACAGTAGATATAAGACTTTTAAGCTGATTTATAATATGTTTGGACTTATATTCGGAATGATGATGATAAGAGAGCTTGTTCTTAAGATGACAGGTAATGAGCAGGCGGACACATTTATGATAGTACTGTTCGGGCTTGTTGCAGTGGTATTCTTATACATTGGAATGGTTGGAATGGATAAGAGCAATAAAAAGAAATTTTATAATATATATGGAAAGATGGTAGGAATTAAATTCTCATATGAGATAGATGCAGAGAATATTATTATTACAGATGAAGAAAACGACAGTGATACATTCAGTTGGAATGATATTGTGAAATGGAATCAGGATCCTGATAATATATATCTGTTTGTTGGGGATGATAATTGTCTGGTTGTAGGCAAGAAAGGGTTTACCCAGGGAAGTGCAGATGATCTGAGGCAGCTTGCTGATGCTGTAATCGGGATGAGAAATGAGACAGAAAACAGCCAGCAGTAAATTGACAAACACTATTAGTAGCAGATATAATATCTTCATCTGCGTTTAGCTATGCGGGAAATAATCAGGAGGAGGAAAGCCATGAACAATCAGGAAATGATGGAACTTTCAACAGTAGATAAGAGCGATTTTGAGGAACTTGTAAAAGAATGTACAGCCTCAGGTATAATCGATCAGAATCTGTATACAGAGTATGATGTAAAGAGAGGTCTTCGTGACAGCAATGGTAACGGCGTACTTACAGGTCTCACAGAGATATCAGATGTATTAGGTAACCAGAGTGTTCACGGAAGAAAGATACCTGTAGATGGAGAATTATATTTTCAGGGATATAATGTTGAGGAGCTTATCAAGAGAAGCAGCCTTGATAGATTCAGATTTGAAGAAGCGACATATCTTCTGTTATTCGGAGTACTTCCAGACAAGGATCAGTTAGACAGATTTATAAGAATCTTAACAGACCTTCAGGAACTTTCAGGGGCATTCATCAGAGATGTTATTATGAAAGCTACAAGTACTAATCTTATGAATTCGCTTATGAAGAGTATCTTAAGTCTTTATTCATATGATGAGAAACCGGATGATATTTCAATTCCTAATGTATTAAGACAGAGTCTTCAGCTTATAGCCAAGATGCCTCTTCTTTCAGTATATGCTTATCAGTCATACAGACATTTTAAGCTTGATGGAACACTTATGATAAAGAATCCTAAGAAGGGTTATTCAACAGCCGAGAATATCCTCTATATGTTAAGAGATGACGGAGACTTTACAGAACTTGAAGCAAAGGTACTTGATATTTGTCTTGTTCTTCATGCAGAGCATGGTGGTGGTAATAACTCAACATTTACAACTCATGTTGTTACTTCATCAGGAACAGATACATATTCAGCAATTGCTTCATCAATCGCATCCCTTAAAGGACCTAAGCATGGTGGTGCTAACTTAAAGGTTCAGGAAATGTTTACAGATATTAAGGCACATTGCAGCGATTGGGACAATAAAGATGAGATATGTACATATCTTAACAAGATCCTTGACAAAGAAGCATTTGACCATGCAGGACTTATCTATGGTATGGGTCATGCGGTATATACTAACTCAGATCCTAGAGCAGTTATTCTTAAGAAATTTGCGAAACAGCTTTCAGAAGAGAAGGGAATGCAGAAAGAATTTGCATTATATGAGCTTGTTGAAAGCGAGGCAGGACAGCTTATCATGAACAAGAGAAAGATGTTTAAGCCAGTCTGTGCCAATGTCGATTTCTATAGTGGATTTGTATACACAATGCTTGGTATTCCAGAAGAAATGTTTACACCAATGTTTGCAACTTCTAGAATTTCAGGCTGGTGTGCACACAGACTTGAGGAACTTGTTAATGCAGGAAAGATTATCCGTCCTGCATACAAATATGTTGGACATCACAGACCATATGTTGATATGGACGAGAGATAATTACGTTTAATGGAGTAGTAAAATTATGTCACAGTACAAGGTTAAGAAGCTGGACCACCCGATTCACTGTACAGTTGAAGTGCCTGGTTCAAAGAGTATTACTAACAGAGCGCTGCTTATGGCAGCTTTATCACAGGGTGAATGTACCCTTAAAGGAGTTTTGTTCAGTGACGATTCGAGACATTTTCTTTTAAGTCTTATCGCACTTGGATATATTATCGAAGTAAACGAAGTTGAACGATATGTTATCATTCATGGACATGGAAGAGATATTCCAAAGAAGAGAGCAACAATCAATGTAGGAAGTGCCGGAACAGCGGCAAGATTCCTTACAGCCATGCTTGCGTTATCAGATGGTGAGTACACAATTGAAGCTTCTGAACAGATGAAGAAAAGACCTATGCTTCCGCTTTTTGAAGCATTACAGAGTATGGGAGCAGAGATTGAGTTTCTAGAGAAAGACGGACATCTTCCGGTTAATGTAAAAGGTGCAGCGTATGGTGGGAAGAAGCCACAGAATCATGTTTCAATAAGTATAAGTGAAAGCACACAATTCTTAAGCGCGCTTATGATGACATCTCCGATGCTTGAAGAAGGAATACATGTTCATATTACAAGTAATAAAACAGAAGGATCATATGTGCGTATAACAGCTAAGATGATGGAACAGTTTGGATGTGTGGTAGACCATAAAGGGGCAGAATATGTAGTCCCTGCGGGTTCGGGTTACTATCCACAGACATATTATATTGAACCGGATGTTTCAGCAGCCTGCTATTTTTATGCAGCAGCAGCTCTTATAGGCGGAACAGCTATTGTCAAAGGTGTACATTCAAATTCAATGCAGGGTGACCTTAAGTTCATAGATGTGCTTAAGCAGATGGGTTGTGCTGTGACAGAGGAACGCGAGGGTATATGCGTCAGCGGACCTAAGGATGGAGAATATTGCGGTGTGGATGTTGATATGAATGATTTCTCAGACCAGTCAATGACACTTGCAGCTATTGCTCCATTTGCAAAGACTACTACAGTTATCAAGAATATTGAACATATACGATTACAGGAGTCAGACAGAATTGAGGCTATGGTCAACGAGCTTAACAATCTTGGTGTTGATGTCAAAGAGGGAAGAGACCGTATAGAGATATCTCCAGCCAATGTTAAGCCAGGTGTAGTTGACACATATAATGACCATAGAATGGCAATGTCTTTCGCACTAATCGGCCTGCGTGTTGATGGAATAATAATTGATAATTATGAATGCTGTTGTAAAACATTTGAGAACTATTTTGAAGTACTTGAAAAGGCATGTGCACAATGAGAATACTTTTATACAGATGGAAGGTGTTCAATCAGGATGATGTAAAGTCTGCGATTGAATATTTCGGACATGAAGTACATGATTACACAGAAACAGTAATAGACAAGGATGATGAGACCGGCTTTAAGCTCCGCGATTATGAGGAGCTTAGGCAGGTCTTTTCTGCATACGATTGTATTTTTTCACTTAATTATTTTCCACATGTATCGGATTTATGTGAAGAGCTTGGAAAAAAATATATCGCATGGACGGTAGATAGTCCGCTTATATCACTGTATCATCAGTCATTATTTAATAAATGTAACTATATATTTATATTTGACAGATTTTATTGTGAGGAACTAAAAAATCTTGGAGCAGAACATGTGTGGTATCTTCCACTTGCTGTAAACTGTTCCCGTGTTGGTAAGATAACAGGTTCACTTACTGCTGATGAACGGAACAAATGGCACAGTGAAGTATCATTTGTTGGAGGAATGTATCACAGGAATTCTTATGATGAAATAAAAGATAGGCTGCCGGAATATTTAAGAGGGTATTTTGATGCGGCAATGGCAGCACAGATGGAAATCTATGGTGACAGCATATTCGATAAGGTGCTTACAGTTGATATACTTGAAAAGTTATGTGAGCTTATAGATTTTAAGCAGGATGAAAGAGCATTTTCAGATATTGCACTTGTGTTTTCATCAACATTTTTAGGTTTCAAACTTGCTAATATAGAGAGGGTGCAGATACTTAACAAGCTTGCAAAGCATTTTCCGACAGACCTCTATACGGATGATCCGGATAAAGAGCTTATAGGGGTTAATCTTAAGGGTGCAGTTAATTATATGACAGATATGCCGAAGGTGTTTAATTGCAGCAGGATTAATATTAATCCTGTAATGCGTAATATCCGTACGGGAATTCCGCTTCGGGCGTGGGATATTGTCGGTGCAGGTGGATTTCTTATGACCAGCTTCCAGCTTGAATATATGGATTTTTTCGAGAATGGAAAAGACTATGTGTATTACGAAAGCCATGATGACTTGTTAAGAAAGACAGAGTATTATCTTAATCATGAGGATGAGCGTGCACAGATTGCAAGAAACGGACATGAAAAAGCAGAGAAGTTTCATTCATATGAAAAGAGAATGGAGTTCATACTTGATAAATGTGGTATGTTAAAGCATTAAAGTTCAATTTATAACAGTTTACTATATTGAAATGTGCATATATGACCATTGTTTACAATAAATATATATGGTATTATAAAAAAGGTTGAGACAACAGCCATACAATATTATAACTTTTACTTTAAGGAGGGAAAAAAATGAGTTTTTGTAAGTATTGTGGAAGACAGTTACAGGATGGAGAAGTCTGTACATGTCAGCAGGCACAGCAGCCAGCCGGAGCGGCACAGCCACAGCAGGAATTTAACCAGCAGGCAGCACAGCAGCCAGCCGGAGCAGCACAGCAGACATTCCAACAGGGAGCAGGTCAGCAGACATATCAGCAGGCACAGCAGGGATTTAATCAGCAGCAGGCTTCACAGCAGATGGACGCTGTTAAGAAGGCGGGAGCTAATGCAGCCCTTGATTATGTTAATGTATTGAAGGGATTGTTTACATCACCGGTAGAAACGGTATCAGCATTTGTTGCTAAAGCTAATGTTATTATGATTGCAATACTTATTGGTGGTCAGGCAATTATTAACATGCTTACAAGATTATTTGATATGTTAATTGCTAACAGTAAGGCAAAGGTTACAACAGGAAGTAAAGAGCTTGACAGCTTACTTTCATCTTACTACAGCTCATATACTAATACCAAGCCATATCCAGCAGGCTCAATATTCAAGAACATGCTTCTTGAGATTCTTCTGGTAGCAGTAGCGGCAGCTGTAATTGCACTTGTAGTTATGCTTCTTGCAAAGGCATTTAACAAGGCTAATGTTACATATATGCAGGGCCTTGCAGTATATGCCATTACAGCAGTACTTGGTATACCAGCAGAGTTACTCAGCTGGGTAACAGGTCTTACATCAGTAGGATTCATTGACAGAATATCTTCATGCGTAACAGTATTTTCTAATGTAGCAGGATATGCATTTGTATACATAGCAATCCGTGCATTATGCAAGGATGAGAAGAAGATACCTCTTATAATGGCAATCTCATATGTTGCAGTTAATTTCCTTACATGGGTATTAAGACTTATGTTCTAATTAACAATTTGATAATTGGTTATAATTAATGATTCCCGGCAGACCGGAAGTGTGAATACACAATGGTCTGCCGGGAATTTTTAGTTTTTAAGCTTTCCACTGAACACACCATCGTATTCATTAAAATAACTCTCTTCAAGCTTTCTCATCATAACTGTAACATAATCATCAATATAGCTTAATGATATATACATATTGCCGACGGAACTATCAATAATCTGCACTTTGATAAGAAGATTATTGTCTGCTCTGAAAGCTGCGCTTGCACCACATTTGAAATTATAATCAGGGAAGTTCTGGAAAACATTCTTTCCGAGTCCGAAATGCAGCTCGTGATTTCCTGTTGCATTAGTATAGAAAAATGTTCCTTCATCTCCGTTAAATGTAAGCTTTATGTCTGTTACACCACATGGATTAGTGCCAAATTCGTAGTTTTGTCCGTTGATTTTGCTTACAAGGTCTGAACTATATTCGCCCGGCTGCACAAGAAGCTGGCGTGAATTCTCGAACTTCTGGAATTCTTCATAATCACTATTATCAGTACATGTATCAATATGGCTGTATACTTCTTCGTAAAATGTATCATATATCAGCTGTACTCCACCCTGACGACCCTGTGCATCAGCAGTGGTAACAAGAATAACATCTTTATCTGGGTAATATACGGCAAGCTGTCCGCCCATGCCAAAAAATGCATAACCATTGTGAGTTGTCATCCATATCTGGTAGCCATAGCCCTGCATTTCTTCCCATGAACCTGATTTTCCATAAGGGTCACTATGCTTAACAGTTGCCTCCTTAAGATATCCGGAAGGCAGCAACTGCTTTCCATCAAGTTTACCATTCTGAGATACAATATACATAACCTTAAGAATATCCTGTGGTGTTGCACACATTCCTGAACCGCCCATGCTTACTTTGCCATCAGGAGATTTTAATATAAATGCTTCTTTAGAAAACCCTAATTCATCTAAGAATTTCGTTCTCAGATAATCAAGCAGTTCCATACCCGTGAGCTTTTCAACAAGTGCACCCAATGTATGTGTTGAAGCTGTATCATAAGAGAAATTAGTTCCAGGAACATGGTCGGGTGTAACAGTGAAGAAAGAACCTACCCAGTCAGGGGAACCTCCGATTTTGTATGCATTCACATCATGACATGTTCTCATTGTGAGCATCTGCCTTATTGTGAGCATC includes the following:
- the aroA gene encoding 3-phosphoshikimate 1-carboxyvinyltransferase, with amino-acid sequence MSQYKVKKLDHPIHCTVEVPGSKSITNRALLMAALSQGECTLKGVLFSDDSRHFLLSLIALGYIIEVNEVERYVIIHGHGRDIPKKRATINVGSAGTAARFLTAMLALSDGEYTIEASEQMKKRPMLPLFEALQSMGAEIEFLEKDGHLPVNVKGAAYGGKKPQNHVSISISESTQFLSALMMTSPMLEEGIHVHITSNKTEGSYVRITAKMMEQFGCVVDHKGAEYVVPAGSGYYPQTYYIEPDVSAACYFYAAAALIGGTAIVKGVHSNSMQGDLKFIDVLKQMGCAVTEEREGICVSGPKDGEYCGVDVDMNDFSDQSMTLAAIAPFAKTTTVIKNIEHIRLQESDRIEAMVNELNNLGVDVKEGRDRIEISPANVKPGVVDTYNDHRMAMSFALIGLRVDGIIIDNYECCCKTFENYFEVLEKACAQ
- a CDS encoding SDR family NAD(P)-dependent oxidoreductase, whose amino-acid sequence is MKLACITGASSGIGKEFAYLLSDLEYDLILVGRNTDALHEIANNVAVRCKCITCDLSDEKSCVKLGRKLRQYPLDIMINNAGFGELGEFTETKLKNDINMINVNIKAVHILTKAVLPGFIQRDRGYIMNVASSAGLLPGGPYMSTYYATKAYVTSLTTAIHGELRDLKSNVHISMLCPGPVDTNFNNVANVKFALSGIPADYCAYYALCKMFTGKLTIIPTFTMKAGVFGSRFLPRQVLAFMTGHQQKKKTDNI
- a CDS encoding serine hydrolase domain-containing protein, translating into MLDFEKVIPEEVGISSTGLISFARKLECNNLPMHSIIVMRHGKICMESYYAPYTKDTLHRMFSVTKSFVSLAIGLLADEGRISLDDHIADYFPEKQPETGVHPYMQMLTIRQMLTMRTCHDVNAYKIGGSPDWVGSFFTVTPDHVPGTNFSYDTASTHTLGALVEKLTGMELLDYLRTKFLDELGFSKEAFILKSPDGKVSMGGSGMCATPQDILKVMYIVSQNGKLDGKQLLPSGYLKEATVKHSDPYGKSGSWEEMQGYGYQIWMTTHNGYAFFGMGGQLAVYYPDKDVILVTTADAQGRQGGVQLIYDTFYEEVYSHIDTCTDNSDYEEFQKFENSRQLLVQPGEYSSDLVSKINGQNYEFGTNPCGVTDIKLTFNGDEGTFFYTNATGNHELHFGLGKNVFQNFPDYNFKCGASAAFRADNNLLIKVQIIDSSVGNMYISLSYIDDYVTVMMRKLEESYFNEYDGVFSGKLKN
- a CDS encoding M18 family aminopeptidase — its product is MEENTFINVSKDMMSFIEKSPTAFHVTANFMDLLDDAGFVRLNERDRWHLISGGKYYATRNDSSIIAFRMPATEGFANYQIAAAHSDSPSFKVKENPELTPDKNYVSLNVEKYGGMLMAPWFDRPLSVAGRAIVREGAVLKPVLVNVDRDLCIIPNLAIHMNREANTGLNYNAQKDMIPLIGEAESKGLFDSIIADAAQTDKESVISSDLFLYNRQAGTIWGADNEFISAPRLDDVMCAYSCMNALIDSDESNQESVAVCAVFDNEEVGSSTKQGADSTFLSDVLMRIAACAGKDNEDYIRACAGSFMLSADNAHAVHPNYQEKADPTNRPHMNKGIVIKYNANQKYTTDAVSAAIFKEICTRAGVPTQEFANRSDIPGGSTLGNIANCHVSMNTVDIGLAQLAMHSPYETAGIMDTEYMIKAVKEFFETAIVTNSNGTFTLE
- a CDS encoding CgeB family protein, producing MRILLYRWKVFNQDDVKSAIEYFGHEVHDYTETVIDKDDETGFKLRDYEELRQVFSAYDCIFSLNYFPHVSDLCEELGKKYIAWTVDSPLISLYHQSLFNKCNYIFIFDRFYCEELKNLGAEHVWYLPLAVNCSRVGKITGSLTADERNKWHSEVSFVGGMYHRNSYDEIKDRLPEYLRGYFDAAMAAQMEIYGDSIFDKVLTVDILEKLCELIDFKQDERAFSDIALVFSSTFLGFKLANIERVQILNKLAKHFPTDLYTDDPDKELIGVNLKGAVNYMTDMPKVFNCSRININPVMRNIRTGIPLRAWDIVGAGGFLMTSFQLEYMDFFENGKDYVYYESHDDLLRKTEYYLNHEDERAQIARNGHEKAEKFHSYEKRMEFILDKCGMLKH
- a CDS encoding citrate/2-methylcitrate synthase, with translation MNNQEMMELSTVDKSDFEELVKECTASGIIDQNLYTEYDVKRGLRDSNGNGVLTGLTEISDVLGNQSVHGRKIPVDGELYFQGYNVEELIKRSSLDRFRFEEATYLLLFGVLPDKDQLDRFIRILTDLQELSGAFIRDVIMKATSTNLMNSLMKSILSLYSYDEKPDDISIPNVLRQSLQLIAKMPLLSVYAYQSYRHFKLDGTLMIKNPKKGYSTAENILYMLRDDGDFTELEAKVLDICLVLHAEHGGGNNSTFTTHVVTSSGTDTYSAIASSIASLKGPKHGGANLKVQEMFTDIKAHCSDWDNKDEICTYLNKILDKEAFDHAGLIYGMGHAVYTNSDPRAVILKKFAKQLSEEKGMQKEFALYELVESEAGQLIMNKRKMFKPVCANVDFYSGFVYTMLGIPEEMFTPMFATSRISGWCAHRLEELVNAGKIIRPAYKYVGHHRPYVDMDER
- a CDS encoding YcxB family protein — translated: MTIKNETAFTKECMEGAMRASNFDNSRYKTFKLIYNMFGLIFGMMMIRELVLKMTGNEQADTFMIVLFGLVAVVFLYIGMVGMDKSNKKKFYNIYGKMVGIKFSYEIDAENIIITDEENDSDTFSWNDIVKWNQDPDNIYLFVGDDNCLVVGKKGFTQGSADDLRQLADAVIGMRNETENSQQ
- a CDS encoding tRNA dihydrouridine synthase, with the protein product MSNTIYMAPMEGLTDFTYRNAYEKTFGKGRITKYFTPFISPNKSENFLAREIRDIDRGHNKDTYTVVQVMTNEAKDFIWTAKMLYEKYGYSEINLNAGCPSGTVVSKDKGSGMLRDTEKLDRFLDEVFEDAFIRENIKVSVKTRIGVEDDDSFPQIMEVYNSYPLEELIVHPRVRTDYYRNELHLDAFRYAVDNSRNKLVLNGDIFTRKNFLEMKEMFPEVDTFMLGRGLIADPGLINVLTDDNPQAMVRDLNADKKLMKELHDLVYAARTAIMPGDTHAIHRMKEMWCYMEYVFDDCKKEIKAIKKSQRMADYKAAVDVFFNKAMLVERKNIIFSKKF